The Chitinophaga sp. H8 genome contains a region encoding:
- a CDS encoding tetratricopeptide repeat protein yields MIAKAKKEDLLFRNNTGNKSREILVEGFVIRIKEFEQIYNNIKRLGGGNVKLRPNLVIGQRGAGKTTLLYRLKYQIESDQDLKGRLFPIMLTEEQYNLSELVNLWETVASVLEDNFGWIGFYREIEKILTNNAKGYEPLVFDLLDKRLKKEDRNVVLFIENISIFLRKLDQQAREKFKEVFTTNLNFHLLASSTSYFDGYINYEEPPYNYFDITTLAGLSREECEVMLLRIGSQYGAEEDIRYIIENHPGRVEALRRLTGGVPRTISYLFQIFLDNENGKAINDLYILIDTLTFLYKAELDQLSPQQQKVVDVIARKWDAVSVKEITRLTRFESKNVSSILAALEKNQMIEIVRTNTKNHLYRIRERFMNIWYLMRFGRKHDKDSIIWLVRFFDAWCDETELAKRVAAHIDNLKGGEFDVNAAIDMGNTFLSCENVPQELKMLLYKETKSKLPERLAKSFAPGDFIYQKIQSLTEEKKFDQALELLEQVTTKDIQYYRIATWLFLVTGNYSKSVQAAEYVLSFDENDASAALILGIIYEDHIRDIEKAEYYLKNSLQQKTIHPYAASRMGNIAYKYRHDLVEAEQYHRQAIKKNFKSSLIFLGDIFLREKEFDKAQKLYSEAIIAKVESANSKLGILYATINDTKNAKKYFNEAIRLNEKDALINMGIWYRVRRRPNFSKAEFYFKKAIDAGIVKAYCLLGDLYMEELKDARKAIEMFELGVQHKDAESAHQLAHIYSDNKNYEASDEMFEKSLELESGNGVTCFIGSIYASGRANKKEYALHLFKKHLPPFEELDLSDKLLYARILLWNDREEEALHYFQNTYKELSKVITETDNEDKDLSSSVNSVLNQVSNYMFLLIAKERYSACLSLFEESRVDFKTMLRPIYFLLMEYLKKDFPLEYLKAGEELQDTIKELKVVIDLIKKRL; encoded by the coding sequence ATGATTGCTAAGGCCAAGAAAGAGGATTTGCTTTTTAGAAACAACACCGGAAATAAGTCAAGGGAAATTCTTGTAGAGGGGTTTGTAATTCGAATCAAGGAGTTTGAACAGATATACAACAATATCAAACGGTTGGGGGGAGGAAATGTTAAGCTGCGGCCGAATTTGGTAATAGGACAACGTGGTGCCGGTAAAACAACACTTTTATATAGATTGAAATATCAAATCGAGTCCGATCAGGATTTAAAGGGTAGGTTGTTTCCCATCATGCTAACTGAAGAACAATATAATTTGTCAGAACTGGTGAATCTGTGGGAGACAGTTGCAAGCGTACTTGAGGATAATTTTGGCTGGATTGGTTTCTATAGGGAAATTGAGAAAATTCTCACTAACAACGCTAAAGGTTATGAACCTTTAGTGTTTGATCTATTGGATAAGCGGTTAAAAAAAGAAGACAGGAACGTTGTTTTATTTATTGAGAATATAAGCATTTTCTTGAGGAAATTAGATCAACAGGCGAGAGAAAAATTTAAAGAGGTATTCACAACCAATTTAAATTTTCATTTATTGGCTTCTTCGACTTCTTATTTTGATGGATATATCAATTATGAGGAACCTCCTTACAACTATTTTGATATAACAACATTGGCTGGCCTAAGTCGTGAAGAATGTGAGGTTATGCTACTCAGAATTGGAAGCCAATATGGAGCAGAGGAGGATATACGTTATATAATCGAGAATCATCCAGGTAGAGTTGAGGCTCTGAGAAGGTTGACCGGAGGAGTTCCGAGAACTATTTCATATCTATTCCAGATTTTTCTTGACAACGAAAATGGTAAGGCGATAAATGATCTATACATATTGATAGATACTCTTACTTTTTTATATAAAGCAGAATTAGACCAGTTGTCACCCCAGCAACAAAAAGTAGTTGATGTCATTGCCAGAAAATGGGATGCCGTGTCTGTAAAAGAGATAACCAGGCTTACACGTTTCGAAAGTAAGAATGTATCATCTATTCTTGCTGCCTTAGAGAAAAATCAAATGATAGAAATTGTACGTACAAATACAAAGAATCATTTGTATCGAATCCGTGAACGCTTTATGAATATATGGTATCTCATGCGTTTTGGTAGGAAGCATGATAAAGATAGTATTATCTGGCTTGTTAGATTCTTCGATGCCTGGTGTGATGAGACCGAGCTAGCTAAAAGGGTCGCTGCGCACATAGATAATTTGAAGGGGGGAGAATTCGATGTTAATGCCGCAATTGATATGGGAAATACCTTTCTATCTTGTGAAAATGTTCCTCAAGAGCTAAAAATGCTCCTATACAAAGAGACTAAATCTAAACTTCCAGAAAGGTTGGCTAAGTCATTTGCCCCTGGTGATTTTATTTATCAAAAAATTCAATCACTTACGGAAGAGAAGAAATTTGATCAGGCTCTTGAACTATTGGAGCAGGTAACAACGAAAGATATACAGTATTATAGAATTGCAACATGGCTTTTTTTGGTCACAGGAAACTATAGTAAAAGTGTACAGGCCGCAGAGTATGTATTATCTTTTGATGAGAACGATGCTAGTGCTGCTCTTATACTGGGGATTATTTATGAGGATCATATACGTGATATTGAAAAAGCCGAGTATTATCTTAAAAATAGCCTTCAGCAGAAGACTATTCATCCGTACGCTGCAAGTAGAATGGGGAATATAGCTTATAAGTACAGGCATGATCTTGTAGAGGCGGAGCAGTATCATAGACAGGCAATTAAAAAGAATTTCAAGTCTTCTCTGATTTTTCTTGGGGATATATTTCTTCGTGAGAAAGAATTTGACAAGGCCCAAAAACTGTATTCTGAGGCTATTATTGCAAAAGTTGAGAGTGCGAATTCAAAGCTGGGTATTTTATATGCAACAATTAATGATACAAAGAATGCTAAAAAGTATTTCAATGAGGCTATAAGATTGAATGAAAAAGATGCTCTCATAAATATGGGTATCTGGTACCGTGTTAGGAGGCGCCCAAATTTCTCCAAGGCCGAGTTCTATTTCAAAAAGGCTATTGATGCGGGGATTGTAAAAGCCTACTGTCTTTTAGGGGATCTATATATGGAGGAATTGAAGGATGCAAGAAAGGCAATAGAAATGTTTGAATTGGGTGTTCAGCATAAAGATGCTGAATCAGCACATCAATTGGCACACATATATAGCGATAATAAAAATTACGAAGCGTCAGATGAAATGTTTGAAAAGTCGTTAGAACTTGAGAGTGGAAACGGAGTCACTTGTTTTATAGGTAGTATTTATGCAAGTGGCCGGGCGAATAAAAAAGAGTATGCCCTACACTTATTTAAAAAACATCTTCCTCCATTCGAAGAGCTGGATCTGTCCGATAAATTGTTGTATGCACGCATTCTGCTGTGGAATGATCGGGAAGAAGAGGCCTTGCATTATTTTCAAAATACTTATAAGGAATTATCGAAGGTTATAACTGAAACTGATAATGAGGATAAAGATTTGTCTTCATCTGTTAATTCAGTCCTCAACCAGGTCTCAAACTATATGTTTTTATTGATTGCCAAAGAAAGATATAGCGCGTGTTTGTCTTTGTTTGAAGAGTCTAGAGTTGATTTTAAAACAATGCTGAGACCAATTTATTTTCTACTTATGGAATATCTTAAGAAGGATTTCCCTTTAGAGTATCTGAAAGCGGGTGAGGAATTACAGGATACTATAAAGGAACTAAAAGTGGTAATAGATTTAATAAAAAAAAGACTCTAG
- a CDS encoding STING domain-containing protein yields MNHKPKIFIGSSKGAYKVAELVRDELSNVGDCILWQDPGVWEVNRSTFDNLLRMVGYFDFGVFVATADDLTLTNSSLVFEARDNVILEMTLFLGAMGRDKSFLLVEEGIKLPTDFNGIYMPRFNPKDEASIKAACSEYAKKIEEHYALGHLSLYPTTALAIGYYKNFVKGLVDSVSSANPLRFDGKEFTDFKLRVVIPSDLKGNIREKAHQFYKRHRLVENAIETKFRKHPAWFQLDLSNAPHAFLYDMPSTLTGIDDAIEMILQKNYQGRSKMQEIIEQRELNNFRRVLQMQIDKSPFAQEVVEIIDEF; encoded by the coding sequence ATGAATCATAAGCCAAAAATTTTTATAGGATCATCTAAGGGTGCATATAAGGTAGCAGAACTTGTTCGAGACGAATTGAGTAACGTCGGAGATTGCATCTTATGGCAAGATCCAGGTGTCTGGGAAGTCAACAGGAGTACATTTGACAACTTACTCAGAATGGTTGGGTATTTTGACTTTGGTGTTTTTGTCGCTACCGCGGACGATTTGACGTTGACTAATAGTAGCTTGGTTTTTGAAGCAAGAGATAATGTAATACTAGAAATGACATTGTTTTTAGGGGCGATGGGACGCGATAAGTCATTTTTGTTGGTCGAAGAGGGAATAAAGTTGCCAACTGACTTTAATGGCATATACATGCCTAGATTTAATCCGAAAGATGAGGCGAGTATTAAAGCGGCGTGCTCTGAATATGCTAAGAAAATCGAAGAGCACTATGCACTTGGACATCTAAGTTTGTATCCTACAACGGCCCTGGCAATTGGTTACTATAAGAACTTTGTTAAAGGTCTTGTAGACAGTGTTAGCTCTGCTAATCCATTGAGGTTTGATGGTAAGGAATTTACAGATTTTAAATTACGAGTTGTTATTCCGAGTGATTTGAAGGGCAATATTCGAGAAAAAGCTCATCAATTTTACAAACGTCATCGATTGGTCGAAAATGCAATAGAAACTAAGTTTAGAAAGCACCCGGCTTGGTTTCAACTTGATCTCTCAAATGCTCCGCATGCCTTCCTTTATGATATGCCCAGTACCTTGACTGGAATAGACGATGCAATAGAAATGATTTTGCAGAAAAATTATCAAGGAAGATCTAAGATGCAGGAGATCATTGAGCAAAGAGAATTAAATAATTTCAGGAGGGTTCTCCAAATGCAAATTGATAAGAGTCCATTTGCCCAGGAGGTAGTTGAAATTATTGATGAATTTTAG
- a CDS encoding site-specific integrase, with translation MKVSQDLSILFYLRYDTLNPNGKATICVRMTVTGLPKDGFSIGYQVDPSKFDKRASAVIGRSAEVIEINNQIQHVKGELLRHYNLLKKQGSTVTPTMIKNAYLGVHQEKQTLLQVVDFHNGKFKEKVDKGKRENSTYKKWLTTKDKITAFLSGVLKMKDIPLERIEFSFAEDFFDYLTLTEGIQDNTAMKYLKNTKQLLKLAVQRKWLQCNPLQDYVCSYINPERDILTVAELSALYHKEFTIPRLQEAKDAYVFMTLTGYAYKDAQLLTPDSIAKYFDGEDWIVKNREKTWCRENVPLLPLAKEILRKYREHPYCVANNVLLPIKSNQRFNGYLKEIADLCGIDKNLTTHTARHTFATTVTLANGVPLETVSAMLGHKSIRTTQIYAKIVASKVSEDMQVLKQRFNLKLPESMLSKAVA, from the coding sequence ATGAAAGTAAGTCAAGATTTATCAATCCTCTTTTATCTCCGGTACGACACTTTGAATCCAAACGGCAAAGCAACTATCTGCGTCCGTATGACTGTTACCGGATTACCTAAAGATGGCTTTTCTATCGGCTATCAGGTTGACCCTTCCAAATTTGATAAGAGAGCCAGCGCTGTAATTGGCAGATCAGCGGAGGTCATTGAAATCAATAACCAGATTCAACACGTTAAAGGTGAACTGCTCCGTCACTACAACCTGTTGAAGAAGCAGGGATCAACCGTTACCCCCACTATGATTAAAAATGCTTACCTGGGTGTTCATCAGGAAAAACAAACACTACTGCAGGTCGTAGATTTTCACAATGGGAAGTTTAAAGAAAAAGTAGACAAGGGAAAGCGGGAAAACAGCACCTACAAAAAATGGCTCACTACCAAGGATAAGATTACCGCCTTTCTTTCTGGTGTTCTCAAAATGAAAGATATCCCCCTCGAAAGAATTGAGTTTTCCTTTGCGGAAGATTTCTTCGACTATCTCACCCTTACGGAAGGTATCCAGGATAACACCGCTATGAAATACCTGAAGAACACCAAGCAGCTGTTAAAACTGGCAGTCCAGCGGAAATGGTTGCAATGTAACCCCTTGCAGGATTATGTGTGTTCCTATATTAACCCGGAGCGGGATATACTCACCGTGGCAGAACTCAGCGCACTGTATCATAAAGAATTCACCATTCCCCGCCTGCAGGAAGCAAAAGACGCCTATGTGTTCATGACGCTTACCGGCTACGCCTATAAAGATGCCCAGCTGCTCACTCCCGACAGCATCGCTAAATATTTCGACGGGGAAGACTGGATTGTGAAGAACAGGGAAAAGACCTGGTGCCGTGAAAACGTTCCCTTGTTACCGTTAGCCAAAGAGATATTGCGGAAATATCGCGAGCATCCGTACTGCGTTGCCAACAATGTGTTGCTGCCCATCAAAAGTAATCAACGCTTTAACGGATACCTCAAGGAAATAGCTGATCTCTGCGGCATAGATAAGAACCTTACCACGCACACCGCGCGGCACACCTTTGCCACCACTGTTACGCTGGCCAATGGTGTACCACTCGAAACAGTAAGCGCTATGCTGGGGCATAAATCCATACGCACTACGCAGATATATGCTAAGATAGTAGCTAGTAAAGTAAGTGAAGATATGCAGGTACTGAAGCAACGGTTTAACCTTAAATTGCCGGAATCCATGCTGAGCAAGGCTGTAGCGTGA
- a CDS encoding penicillin acylase family protein, producing MRIIPFAITASITLLLIVALNKKWGALPPVGRLLSPQEGFWQNAEPIGEEPPAQLQVPGLKGKVEVWLDDRMVPHVFAANEADAFYVQGYLHARDRLWQMELQVFAAAGRLSEILGPNMLEYDRLQRRRGMIYAAEVAAKEMEADPVTKIAVEAYRDGINAYINTLSTASLPLEYKLLDYRPEQWTVVKTGLLLKYMSHDLAGAANDLEYTNARRIFGLRDFNLMYPDFSDSLDPVIPRGTHFEAASMKAVPPPDSILQADEAFMKFKMEKPDPDNGSNNWAVSGSKTRSGAPILCSDPHLGLSLPSLWYEIQLHTPDMNVYGVSLPGAPGVIIGFNDAIAWGVTNGSEDVKDYYRMQFRNGRQQYLFNGAYRDADLRIEPIKVRGGKTFYDTVAYTVWGPTIFDNSFPDKTSGNSFLSMRWKALDPSNELLAFYKLNHARNYDDYLAALQHYTCPAQNFVFAAKSGDIGIWHNGQYPLRWKDQGKWVMPGGDSTYAWQGFIPWAENAHIKNPDRGFVSSANQQPTDSTYPYHYFGYYDLFRGKRINEELSRMSQITTQDMKQLQNDNKNLFAQTAMPLLRKHLDTASLSATQQQYWKILSDWNCENNPDSKAATIFDNCWTQLEYLLWNDDLHPADSAVLEYPQSKTTLLWLVRDSAMHFIDDIHTPEKETLSQLVRAAFVYAANNAAALDKEGKLAWGRYRGTDIRHLTRSLPAFSHMHLYTGGGQHIVNATKQTHGPSWRMIIELADKTEAYGIYPGGQSGNPGSPYYDNSITDWVNGKYYLLHVFDPKESDDPGIRYKTVFLAGK from the coding sequence ATGAGAATTATACCCTTTGCTATCACCGCCTCCATTACATTGCTGCTGATTGTAGCCCTCAATAAGAAATGGGGGGCATTACCGCCTGTAGGCCGGCTATTAAGCCCGCAGGAAGGTTTTTGGCAAAATGCGGAACCTATAGGAGAGGAGCCGCCAGCACAACTACAAGTACCCGGTTTAAAGGGAAAGGTGGAGGTATGGCTGGATGACCGGATGGTACCGCATGTATTTGCAGCCAATGAAGCGGATGCCTTTTATGTACAGGGATATTTGCATGCGCGCGACCGGCTGTGGCAAATGGAGCTGCAGGTTTTTGCTGCGGCAGGCCGTTTGTCAGAAATATTGGGCCCTAATATGCTGGAATACGACCGTCTGCAGCGACGCAGAGGGATGATTTATGCAGCAGAAGTAGCTGCAAAGGAAATGGAAGCTGATCCTGTTACCAAAATAGCTGTAGAAGCATACAGGGATGGCATTAATGCCTACATTAATACCCTGAGCACTGCCAGCTTGCCACTGGAATATAAACTGCTGGATTACCGCCCGGAACAATGGACAGTGGTGAAAACAGGGTTGCTGCTGAAGTATATGTCGCATGATCTGGCAGGTGCTGCTAACGACCTGGAATATACGAATGCACGCCGCATATTCGGACTGCGCGATTTTAATCTCATGTATCCCGATTTTTCCGATAGCCTGGACCCGGTGATCCCAAGAGGAACACATTTTGAGGCGGCTTCCATGAAAGCAGTACCTCCTCCGGATAGTATCCTGCAGGCGGATGAAGCATTCATGAAATTTAAAATGGAAAAACCAGATCCGGACAATGGGAGTAACAACTGGGCGGTAAGTGGTAGTAAAACCCGCTCCGGTGCACCTATCCTTTGCAGTGATCCCCATTTGGGACTAAGTCTGCCCTCGCTCTGGTACGAAATTCAATTGCATACACCCGATATGAATGTATATGGGGTGTCTTTGCCTGGTGCGCCCGGTGTGATCATCGGATTTAATGATGCGATAGCATGGGGAGTAACGAATGGCTCTGAAGATGTAAAGGATTATTACCGCATGCAGTTCAGAAACGGCCGGCAGCAATATCTTTTTAATGGTGCTTACCGGGATGCTGATCTGCGGATTGAGCCCATCAAAGTAAGAGGTGGGAAAACATTTTATGATACCGTAGCCTATACCGTATGGGGACCTACCATATTTGATAATAGTTTCCCGGATAAAACCTCGGGCAACTCCTTTTTATCCATGCGCTGGAAAGCACTGGACCCTTCCAATGAATTACTCGCTTTTTATAAGCTGAATCATGCACGTAATTACGATGATTACCTGGCTGCATTGCAACATTATACCTGTCCTGCCCAGAACTTTGTTTTTGCAGCTAAAAGCGGAGATATCGGTATCTGGCATAACGGGCAATATCCCTTGCGCTGGAAAGATCAGGGCAAGTGGGTAATGCCGGGCGGCGACAGTACCTATGCCTGGCAGGGATTTATACCCTGGGCGGAAAATGCGCATATTAAAAACCCTGACAGGGGCTTTGTAAGCTCTGCCAATCAACAGCCTACCGATAGTACGTATCCGTATCATTATTTTGGCTATTATGATCTTTTCAGAGGAAAGCGCATCAATGAAGAGCTGTCCCGCATGAGCCAGATCACTACACAGGACATGAAGCAATTGCAGAACGATAATAAAAATCTTTTTGCACAAACCGCGATGCCATTACTCCGCAAACATCTGGATACTGCATCCCTTAGTGCAACACAACAACAGTACTGGAAGATATTGTCTGACTGGAACTGTGAAAACAATCCGGACAGTAAAGCTGCTACCATATTTGACAACTGCTGGACACAATTGGAATACCTGCTGTGGAATGATGATTTGCATCCTGCTGATAGTGCCGTACTGGAATATCCCCAGTCTAAAACAACCTTACTATGGTTGGTACGCGATTCGGCTATGCATTTTATCGATGATATACATACACCTGAAAAAGAAACCCTTTCACAATTAGTACGGGCTGCATTTGTATATGCTGCTAACAATGCAGCTGCACTTGACAAGGAAGGAAAGCTGGCCTGGGGCAGATACAGAGGGACCGATATCCGGCATCTTACCCGTAGCCTGCCTGCTTTCAGCCATATGCACTTATATACCGGTGGGGGCCAACATATTGTAAATGCTACAAAACAAACGCATGGCCCTTCCTGGAGAATGATCATAGAGCTTGCTGATAAAACGGAAGCTTATGGTATTTATCCCGGCGGACAGAGTGGTAACCCTGGGAGTCCGTATTATGATAATAGCATCACAGACTGGGTAAATGGGAAATATTATTTATTACATGTTTTTGATCCGAAAGAAAGTGATGATCCTGGAATCCGCTATAAGACAGTGTTTTTGGCTGGTAAATAA
- a CDS encoding tRNA-(ms[2]io[6]A)-hydroxylase: protein MSKVAILGLKLPSDPRWVNLAAISLEDVLTDHAFCEQKAATSCISLIQRYPEKDRLVQELAPIVTEEWGHFRQVLAEMKKRGFTLGKQRKDVYVNALKEHQVKGGSEEDVLLDRLLVFALIEARSCERFRLLSEGLEDDYLKEFYRKFMISEAGHYRLFIDLAHEYIPEEKVKPRWQYWLKTEAAILKEMEIRGDRIH from the coding sequence ATGAGTAAAGTTGCGATACTTGGTTTGAAATTACCCAGTGATCCCCGTTGGGTGAACCTGGCGGCCATTTCCCTGGAAGATGTGCTGACGGATCATGCTTTTTGTGAACAGAAAGCGGCTACTTCCTGTATTTCGCTGATCCAGCGTTATCCGGAAAAAGACCGCCTTGTTCAGGAGCTGGCACCTATCGTTACGGAAGAATGGGGGCATTTCCGGCAGGTACTTGCAGAAATGAAGAAACGTGGTTTTACATTGGGCAAGCAGCGCAAGGATGTTTATGTAAATGCTTTGAAAGAACACCAGGTAAAAGGGGGCAGTGAAGAAGATGTGCTGCTGGACCGCCTCCTGGTTTTTGCATTGATTGAGGCCCGCAGCTGCGAGCGGTTCCGGCTATTGAGTGAAGGATTGGAAGACGATTATTTAAAAGAATTTTACCGCAAGTTCATGATCTCTGAAGCAGGGCATTACCGCCTGTTCATTGACCTTGCCCATGAATATATACCTGAAGAAAAAGTAAAACCCCGCTGGCAATACTGGCTTAAAACCGAAGCCGCAATATTAAAAGAGATGGAAATCAGGGGAGACCGGATCCACTAA
- a CDS encoding aminotransferase class I/II-fold pyridoxal phosphate-dependent enzyme — MQKEDFLQQLLEQRKAQHAFRTLKLPEDKVDFCSNDYLGLARSAAMQEAVHRLLQERPYMHGSTGSRLLAGNYAWIEEVERDLAVFHEAPAGLIYNSGYDANLGLFSCVPQKGDTVIYDQLIHASIRDGIRLSKAQAFSFLHNDVDDLKKKIQHVTGNIFVAVESVYSMDGDMAPLQAIAALCGQTGAHLIVDEAHATAVIGPKGQGLVQLLGLAESCFARVYTYGKGAGCHGALIVGTAVLRDFLINFSRSFIYTTALPPTSLAAIVASYSLFPYMEEARAQLTALVKHFRSGVSRLLLLPSETPIQVLLTPGNEITRAAAAKLQQSGLDVRPILHPTVPRGQERLRIVMHSFNTIEEVDQLVAVLLE; from the coding sequence ATGCAAAAGGAAGATTTTCTGCAACAATTGCTGGAACAGCGTAAAGCTCAGCATGCATTCCGCACCTTAAAATTGCCGGAAGATAAAGTAGATTTTTGTTCTAATGATTACCTGGGCCTGGCACGTAGTGCAGCTATGCAGGAGGCGGTTCACCGCCTGTTACAGGAGCGGCCGTATATGCATGGCAGCACCGGCTCCCGGTTGCTGGCAGGTAATTATGCCTGGATAGAAGAGGTGGAAAGAGACCTCGCGGTATTTCACGAAGCGCCGGCCGGACTGATCTATAATTCCGGCTATGATGCAAACCTGGGGCTGTTTTCCTGTGTGCCCCAGAAAGGAGATACCGTCATTTATGACCAGCTCATACATGCTTCTATCCGTGATGGGATACGCCTATCAAAGGCACAGGCATTTTCTTTCCTGCACAATGATGTGGATGACCTGAAAAAGAAAATACAGCATGTTACCGGCAATATCTTCGTGGCGGTAGAATCTGTATATTCTATGGATGGGGATATGGCGCCCTTACAGGCAATAGCTGCGCTATGCGGCCAAACCGGTGCTCACCTGATCGTGGATGAAGCACACGCTACCGCAGTAATAGGTCCGAAAGGGCAGGGATTGGTCCAATTGCTGGGCCTGGCTGAAAGTTGTTTTGCTAGGGTGTATACCTACGGGAAAGGAGCCGGATGTCATGGTGCACTTATCGTAGGTACTGCCGTATTACGTGATTTTCTGATTAATTTTTCCCGCTCCTTTATTTATACTACCGCATTACCCCCTACGTCGCTTGCCGCTATTGTAGCCAGCTACAGTCTTTTTCCGTATATGGAGGAAGCCCGGGCACAACTGACAGCGTTGGTAAAACATTTCAGAAGTGGGGTAAGCAGGTTATTATTGCTGCCCAGCGAAACACCTATACAGGTACTGCTTACGCCCGGCAATGAAATAACACGGGCCGCCGCAGCCAAGCTGCAACAGTCCGGACTGGATGTGCGCCCTATTTTACATCCTACCGTACCCAGAGGACAAGAACGCCTGCGTATTGTAATGCATAGCTTTAATACGATTGAAGAGGTAGACCAGCTGGTAGCGGTATTACTGGAATAA
- a CDS encoding helix-turn-helix domain-containing protein, with product MAAEILTREDLAIFKTELFRELRELVNAPALQPKKWLKTYEVRDMLGISPGTLQNMRINGTLSFTKIGGLIFYDYDDILQLMEGTRKSVKRS from the coding sequence ATGGCAGCAGAAATTCTCACCCGCGAAGATCTGGCGATCTTCAAAACAGAATTATTCCGGGAATTACGGGAGCTCGTCAACGCCCCGGCCCTCCAACCCAAGAAATGGCTTAAAACTTACGAAGTCCGCGACATGCTGGGCATTTCTCCCGGCACCCTTCAAAACATGCGTATCAACGGTACGCTGTCCTTCACCAAAATCGGCGGCTTAATCTTCTACGACTACGACGACATCCTCCAGCTCATGGAAGGCACCCGGAAATCTGTTAAGCGTTCCTGA
- a CDS encoding 7-cyano-7-deazaguanine synthase: MGNKNGVLLASGGLDSTTMAYWLLAQEIDFVPLFINYGQHCAETEFETLRKVMPINKIEEIESIDIQSVYKKSKSKFIKAADLWNDEISADDLYIPYRNLLLLTIGATFARNIGYSYVYSAFINSNHAKEIDCSNEFFEKMDGLLSDYGSVKISMPFRYKSKYEVAKLGIELGAPIGITFSCQASAIIPCGACPNCVDRLEAIRQIEQEY, from the coding sequence ATGGGAAATAAAAATGGAGTCCTTTTAGCGTCTGGCGGGCTAGACTCAACGACTATGGCATATTGGCTGCTAGCCCAAGAAATTGACTTTGTTCCGCTATTTATTAATTACGGACAACATTGCGCCGAAACTGAGTTTGAAACATTAAGGAAGGTTATGCCCATTAACAAAATAGAAGAAATAGAATCAATTGATATTCAATCAGTTTATAAAAAATCAAAATCTAAATTTATCAAAGCCGCCGATCTCTGGAATGACGAAATTTCTGCGGACGATCTTTATATTCCTTATCGAAATTTATTATTATTAACAATTGGTGCTACATTTGCGCGCAATATTGGCTATTCTTATGTGTACTCGGCATTCATAAATAGTAATCATGCCAAAGAAATAGACTGTTCGAATGAATTTTTTGAAAAAATGGATGGCTTATTGAGTGATTACGGGTCAGTAAAAATAAGCATGCCATTCAGGTATAAATCAAAATATGAAGTTGCTAAACTTGGTATTGAATTGGGTGCTCCAATAGGAATTACATTTTCATGCCAGGCGTCCGCAATAATTCCGTGTGGAGCTTGCCCAAACTGCGTAGATAGACTAGAAGCTATAAGACAGATTGAACAAGAATATTAA